A window from Thunnus albacares chromosome 19, fThuAlb1.1, whole genome shotgun sequence encodes these proteins:
- the LOC122970565 gene encoding gonadotropin-releasing hormone II receptor-like, whose protein sequence is MTGNLSLWVSTPAYPPQNGCIFSLLNSSAPPSPLPWEAPSFTVAARCRVAATLVLFVFAAVSNLSVLVSVCWGRGYRLAAHLRPLIASLASADLVMTFVVMPLDAIWNITVQWYAGDIMCKLLCFLKLFAMHSAAFILVVVSLDRYRAILHPLDSLDAGLRNKRMLLVAWTLSLLLASPQLFIFRAIKADGVDFTQCVTHGSFQHRWQETAYNMFHFVTLYVFPLLVMTFCYTRILTKINGQMHKSKDGEHCLRRSGTDMIPKARMKTLKMTIVIVSSFVICWTPYYLLGIWYWFQPAMIQNTPEYVHHILFVFGNLNTCCDPVIYGFYTPSFRADLTDVVACCCGRQTSNASPRSVDRLSGRSAGAAGEMESDLSSNQHSGNPG, encoded by the exons ATGACAGGAAACTTGTCTCTGTGGGTTTCCACACCTGCATATCCTCCACAGAATGGCTGCATCTTCTCTCTACTGAACTCTTCTGCTCCACCGTCTCCTCTGCCCTGGGAGGCTCCATCCTTCACTGTAGCCGCCCGCTGCCGTGTAGCTGCCACCCtagtgctgtttgtttttgcagccgTCAGCAACCTGTCAGTCCTGGTCAGTGTGTGCTGGGGACGGGGTTATCGCCTGGCAGCACACCTGCGCCCGCTCATTGCCAGCTTGGCGTCAGCTGATCTGGTGATGACGTTTGTGGTGATGCCGCTGGATGCCATTTGGAACATTACAGTGCAGTGGTATGCTGGGGACATCATGTGTAAACTGCTTTGCTTCCTTAAGCTCTTTGCCATGCACTCAGCAGCATTCATACTGGTGGTGGTGAGCCTGGACCGCTATCGTGCCATCCTTCACCCTCTGGATTCACTGGATGCTGGCCTCAGGAACAAACGCATGCTGCTGGTGGCCTGGACTCTGAGTCTGCTGCTGGCATCTCCACAG CTGTTCATCTTTCGGGCCATTAAAGCTGATGGAGTGGACTTCACTCAGTGTGTGACCCATGGAAGTTTCCAGCATCGCTGGCAGGAGACGGCATACAACATGTTTCACTTTGTGACGCTGTATGTCTTCCCCCTGCTTGTCATGACTTTCTGCTATACTCGCATCCTCACCAAGATCAATGGGCAGATGCACAAGAGCAAAG atGGTGAGCACTGCCTGAGACGTAGTGGAACAGATATGATACCCAAAGCACGGATGAAGACCCTCAAGATGACCATTGTGATTGTTAGCTCCTTTGTCATCTGCTGGACACCCTACTACCTCCTAGGGATCTGGTACTGGTTCCAACCAGCCATGATCCAGAACACCCCAGAATATGTGCACCACATACTCTTTGTCTTTGGCAACCTGAACACATGCTGCGACCCAGTCATCTATGGCTTCTACACACCTTCTTTCCGAGCTGACCTCACTGATGTGGTGGCGTGCTGCTGTGGTCGCCAAACCAGCAACGCCTCGCCTCGCTCTGTTGATCGTCTGTCAGGTCGGAGTGCAGGGGCTGCGGGGGAGATGGAGTCTGATCTGAGCTCAAACCAGCACAGTGGGAACCCAGGATAG
- the si:ch211-57n23.4 gene encoding immunoglobulin superfamily DCC subclass member 3 — protein MKPRILLTCLAALFCGCLASELSFLLEPSDVIAVRDRPLMLDCRVQGEEPIMVTWRKNGVPLPTSPRVQVLANGTLFIQSFQKRREGSDADMGEYDCAAQNRYGMLVSRKAKVYLASLPKFHTHPVSMSVDEGSVARFQCQINGVPEANITWEKDRVPLSTNDNRYTLLPMGILQVTGVRQVDAGVFRCVATNIANTRYSHEAVLNVTGGASRIYKEPAILSGPQNLTITVHQTAILECIATGNPRPIVSWSRLDGRSIGVEGIQVLGTGNLMISDVSLQHSGVYVCAANRPGTRMRRTALGRLVVQAPPEFLQWPQSVSKPAGGSAVFTCVAQGVPDPHLIWLKNGKVLMPGHNVKLTNNNSTLALTRISSEDEAIYQCIAENSAGTNQASARLAVAQAKDLPSAPQGLKASSLSTIALQITWNQPPANVTESIIGYVLHIRKIGEPDSLELQEAISKGTFQHDVTNLEPATTYSLYLKAYSPLGASQQSQTVVATTLGGVPTPPTFFTKVVNSSAVQVLWELPSKAGKAEGFRLSYRRVPHSDFQGPIQLPCHINAHTISHLEQGAVYEVKLVAYNGNGESECSKRLVSLAEEGTSAQTTGGNSLCQCRDGEASLGSIVIGIHIGTACIIFCVLFLMFGYRRSLFCSKGTQDSWSVPRDNTGHNGIPKDAANRPRVESMPQQVVCPAQCQVIIEQHSSGLPGTGTG, from the exons GTGGCTGCCTGGCCTCAGAGCTGTCTTTCCTGCTGGAGCCCAGTGATGTGATTGCAGTGAGGGATCGCCCACTCATGCTGGACTGTCGGGTGCAGGGCGAAGAACCGATCATGGTTACGTGGCGTAAAAATGGCGTGCCTTTACCCACCAGTCCGCGGGTTCAGGTGTTGGCGAATGGCACGCTGTTCATCCAGAGCTTCCAGAAACGCAGAGAGGGGAGTGATGCGGATATGGGCGAGTACGACTGTGCCGCCCAGAATCGCTATGGCATGCTGGTCAGCCGCAAGGCCAAAGTCTATTTGGCAT CTCTTCCTAAGTTCCATACACACCCAGTGTCCATGTCGGTGGATGAGGGAAGTGTTGCTCGCTTCCAGTGTCAGATCAATGGAGTCCCTGAGGCCAACATCACctgggagaaagacagagtaCCACTTAGCACCAATGACAACAG GTACACTCTCCTGCCAATGGGGATCCTCCAGGTGACAGGTGTGAGGCAGGTGGATGCAGGAGTTTTCCGCTGTGTCGCCACCAATATCGCCAACACTCGCTACAGCCACGAGGCTGTGCTCAACGTCACCG GTGGAGCTTCCAGAATCTACAAGGAGCCAGCCATCCTGTCAGGACCCCAGAATTTGACCATCACTGTCCATCAGACAGCCATCTTAGAGTGCATCGCCACAGGAAACCCAAGACCCATTGTTTCCTGGAGCAGGCTAG ACGGCCGCTCCATTGGGGTGGAGGGTATCCAGGTTCTTGGGACGGGGAACCTGATGATCTCAGATGTGTCTCTGCAGCACTCaggtgtatatgtgtgtgctgcCAACCGGCCCGGCACCAGGATGAGACGTACTGCGCTCGGCAGACTTGTGGTACAAG CTCCTCCTGAGTTCCTGCAGTGGCCGCAGTCTGTCTCTAAACCAGCAGGAGGCAGTGCTGTGTTCACCTGTGTGGCTCAAGGTGTCCCTGATCCTCACCTCATCTGGCTGAAGAATGGCAAGGTCCTGATGCCCGGACACAATGTTAAACTGACCAATAACAACAG TACTCTGGCTCTGACCCGTATCAGCTCAGAGGATGAAGCCATCTACCAGTGCATTGCTGAAAACAGTGCTGGGACCAACCAGGCCAGCGCCCGTCTGGCCGTGGCTCAGGCTAAAGACCTGCCCAGCGCCCCCCAGGGCCTCAAAGCCAGCAGCCTGTCCACCATCGCCCTGCAGATCACATGGAACCAGCCACCCGCCAACGTCACTGAAAGCATCATCGGCTATGTCCTGCACATCCGCAAGATAGGAG agccAGACAGTCTGGAGCTGCAGGAAGCCATCAGTAAAGGCACATTCCAGCACGATGTGACCAACCTGGAGCCAGCCACCACTTACTCCCTCTACCTGAAGGCCTACTCTCCTCTGGGAGCCAGCCAACAGTCCCAAACTGTGGTGGCAACAACACTAGGGGGCG TTCCGACCCCTCCCACCTTCTTCACCAAGGTGGTGAACTCTAGCGCTGTGCAGGTCCTGTGGGAGCTCCCTAGCAAGGCTGGCAAGGCTGAGGGCTTCAGGCTGTCCTACCGCAGGGTCCCCCACAGTGACTTCCAGGGGCCCATCCAGCTGCCATGTCACATCAACGCCCACACCATCTCTCATCTgg AACAAGGTGCAGTGTATGAAGTCAAGCTGGTGGCCTACAATGGAAACGGGGAGAGCGAGTGCTCCAAGAGACTGGTGTCACTGGCAGAGGAAGGCACGAGTGCACAAACCACTG GAGGGAACAGTCTGTGTCAGTGCAGGGATGGAGAGGCCTCTCTGGGCAGCATTGTTATTGGCATTCATATTGGCACCGCCTGCATCATCTTCTGTGTTCTCTTCCTCATGTTTGGATACCGTCGCAG tttgttttgcaGTAAAGGGACTCAGGACAGCTGGTCTGTACCGAGGGACAACACAGGGCACAATGGTATCCCTAAAGATGCAGCAAATCGCCCCAGAGTGGAGTCAATGCCTCAG CAGGTGGTCTGTCCAGCGCAGTGCCAAGTCATCATCGAGCAGCACTCGTCAGGTTTGCCTGGCACGGGCACTGGCTAG